The Corynebacterium minutissimum genome includes the window AAGGACTTCTTGTCCTCGCTGCTCTAAGCGGCATAAAACGACTGAAGTCCGGCTAGATCGTTTTGATCTGGCCGGACTTTTGCTTTTAAGAATCGGAAGAATTCGACGTCTCTTCTGTGCCCTCATCCTCGGCTTCTTCGGATGAAGAAGCCATTGGGTTATCAGCAGACTGTGCTTGGATAACATCATCCAACACCGCGTGGATATAAGGCGCGGCCTGATTGTTGGAGTACTCCGAAGCAAGCTCTACGCCTTCGACGAGTGCCGTGGCGTTCGGGACGTCCTCGTTGAAGAGAATCTCCCACACAGCCACGCGCATAATCGCACGGTCAACTGCTGGGATACGCTCCAGTGACCACTCATCAGAGAGGTAGCGGGCGATCGCCTCGTCGATGGCGTCGAGCTCCTCAGCAGCACCCGTCACAATGACGCGGGTGTAGTCAGCGATAGGAGCAACACCGTTCTCTGGGTCACGGGCAAGAACCACGCGGTCTTCGACGATGGCGACAGGGTCAACGTCACGTGACTCAGCTTCGAAGAGGATGTCGGCGGCACGACGGCGCGCACGGTAGCGCGCGGTGTGGCGCTTATAGTTTGGCTCAGGCTGGGTCATCTTAGTTGTTGACGCGGGAGAGGTACTCGCCAGTACGGGTATCGATCTTCAGGATGTTGCCGATCTCGATGAAGAGCGGAACCTGGATCTCAGCACCGGTTTCCAGGGTGGCCGGCTTGGTGCCACCGTTGGAGCGGTCTCCCTGCAGACCCGGCTCAGTGTGCTCGACCTTGAGGTCAACGGAAATCGGCAGCTCGCCAAAGAGAGCCTCGCCATCGTGGAAGGAGACCTGCACGCGCATGTTCTCCAGCAGGAACTTGCCGGCGTCACCGAACTTGTCAAACGGCAGCTCAAACTGCTCGTATGTCTTGTCATCCATGACCACGTAGTTCTGGCCATCGTTGTACAGGTAGGTCATGTCGCGGCGGTCTACGTTAGCGGTCTCCACCTTGACACCAGCGTTGAAGGTCTTATCCGTCACCTTGCCGGAGACGACATCCTTGAGCTTGGTGCGCACGAAGGCAGGGCCCTTGCCCGGCTTTACGTGCTGGAACTCAACGATCTGCTGCAGCTTGTTGTCGATCTTCAGAACGAGGCCGTTCTTGAAGTCAGTGGTATCTGCCATGAAATGACTCTCCTGAACACATTGAAGTAGAAACTATGAAAACAGTGTTTAAGCATACCGTACGGCATATGAGTACTGTAGGTAGGGCCGCTGGAATGTCTCCAGCTCCTCCCGGCTGCCAGGGAGCCTAAAGCACCTGCAGGTCCTTCGGGTAGGCAGTAATAATCTTCGGTGCACCGGAGGTGATGATGAGGCTGTCTTCGATGCGTACTCCACCTTTACCTGGGACATAGATGCCCGGCTCGATGGTCAGGGTCATACCTTCGGCCAGTTCACCCGTCCCGGTCTTCGCGGCCGACGGCCCCTCGTGAACATCGAGGCCAATACCGTGGCCGGTGGAGTGGACGAAATACTCGCCATAGCCGGCTTCGCTAATAATGTCGCGGCAGGCCGCGTCGACGTCGACAAGCGAAGCTCCCGGCACCGACGCCTTCACGCCCGCTTCCTGTGCGCGCAGGACGATGTCGTAGATCTCCTGGGCGAACTCAGTCATTTCACCGATCACAAAGGTACGGGTGCAGTCTGAATTAAACCCACGGAGATGGGCGCCGAAATCGATGGTGACGAGATCGCCATTGCGTAGCTCACGGTCATCAGCACCATGGTGAGGTTTCGCGGAGTTCTCACCAGAAGCCACGATGGTATCGAAGCTGACGCGCTCCGAACCGAGCATGCGCATGCGGTATTCCAAATCCGCAGCAACCTGGCGCTCAGTGCGGCCAGCGGCAACCTCACCTGCCTCGATGAGCTCGGTAAGAGCCTGGTTAGCCAAAGCGGCGATTTCTTCGAGCTTCTGCAGCTCGATGTGGTCCTTGATGAGGCGAATATCTTCGATAACCCCGCTTACTGGCACCAACGTGACGCCTTCAGGCGCAGCCTCTTCCATGCGCTTAAGCTGTGACACGGTCACATAATCCGCCTCGTAGCCCACTCGCATTTCGCCGTCCAGTTGGCTAAGAAGATGCGGTCCTACGTCGCGGCCCAACACGGCCTCGATATCCGGAACCTCATCTGCGATCTGGGTGGTGTAGCGGCCATCGGTGGCCATCAGAGCGGAGAGATCCTTGCGCAGCAGCAGCCCACCATTGGAGCCGGAGAAACCCGTTAGGTAGCGCACGTGTGTCAAGTGCGTAATGACAACGCCGTCGATGCGCTGACCAGCCAGCGTTGAGGCTAGCCTGCGGCGGCGGTTGCTAAAACGAGTATCGGCTAGTGCCATGAGAGAACCACTCCAATCTTCCTAAAGGCGATACTCCATGATAGCTAATCCGCCACGAAGTACCTCAGAGCCGCGATGTAGCCATAGGAACCCAGCCCAGCGATGACGCCACGGGCGATGGGGCTGAGATACGAATGCTGGCGGAAGGATTCGCGTGCATGCACGTTGGATAGATGCACCTCAACGAAACCTGCGCCATCGGCGACCTCCGCCAACGCGTCGCGCAGGGCCACTGAGGTGTGGGTAAAGCCGCCGGGGTTGATTATGACCGGCCAGCCCTCATCTGCGGCGCGGTGCACGTAGTCGATGAGTTCACCTTCGTGATTGGACTGGAAGAATATAATCTCTTCCTGCCCGGCTGCTGCGCGCATACGCTTCTCGATGTCCTCGAGAGTTTCACTGCCGTAAATCTCCGGCTGGCGCTTTCCCAAGCGGTTGAGGTTGGGGCCGTTGAGCACAAGGATGGGCATGATGTTCTCCTGCGGATGCGATGGTTGAGGTCTTAAGCGCTGAGCTGCGCGTAAGCGGCACGCAGTTCGTTGTTGCTAGCGTCTTCAATGCGGGTTGTCTCCCCGATTCCAGTCAAGGCTACAAAGCGGATCTGGCCGTCGCGATTCTTCTTGTCATGGCGCATAGCGTCAAGCAATTCCTCGAAGTGCCCTTGCTCATACGTCGTGGGCAGCCCTACAGAGGTGAGGATATCGCGATGCGTCTGGACCAGCTCAGCGCTGATGAGACCGCGAGCGCGCGATAGATGGGCAATGAACATCATGCCCACCGCAACTGCGCGTCCGTGACGCCAGATGTAGTTTTCACGGCGCTCCACGGCATGGCCGAAGGTATGGCCGTAGTTGAGGGTTTCCCGCAAGCCAGATTCCTTGAGGTCTTGGCCCACAACGTGTGCCTTCACGGCGATGGAACGCTCAATTAGTTCAGGCAGGAAACCGTGCGGATCAAGGCAAGACACTGGATTATCGAGGTATCGCTCGATAATCACGGGATCGTGAATGAAGCCGGTCTTGATGATTTCAGCTGACCCCGCCACGATTTCATCCTCCGGAAGGGTGCGCAAACGGTCGAGATCCACGAACACCGAGTCAGGTTCGTGGAATGCACCCACGAGGTTCTTACCGGTGGCGGTATTGATGCCGGTCTTCCCTCCCACTGCGGCATCCACCATGGCCAAGAGCGTCGTCGGTGCCTGAATGACAGGGATACCGCGCATCCAGGTCGCTGCCGCGAAACCGGCAAGGTCTGTCACGGCTCCACCGCCAAGACCCACGACGGCGTCGCGGCGGCTAAATCCGGCCTTGCCCAACACGTCCCAGAGGTGTGCCAAGACGTCGAGCTGCTTGGCCGCTTCGGCGTCGGGAACCTCGGCCACAGTGGCCTCCAGCCCATGTTCGGCTGCAGCGGCGGCTAAAGCTTCGGCGGCAGCAGTAAGCGGAGGCTGATGGATGATAGCTATCTTAGCGGCGCCAATGGATGCGGCGCGCTCCACGATGCTCTGACTCAAATCCGTGCCGATGGTGACGTCGTAGGGCGATGGTCCGTTGACTGGGATGGTGTGCATGGTGGGAACGCTCCTTGTTGAATGCGGGCGCGGGGAGAGGATTACAGCGATTCGAGGAAGCTCAAAATGTCGCCCACTACCTGCTGCGGGGAGCGCACGCCGGTGCGCACCTTGAGGTCAGCGACCTCCGCGTAGAGCGGACGGCGCGTTTCGAGCAGCTGGGCATAATGTGCAAGCGGGTCTGCGGAGTCGAGAACCGGGCGGTTGCTATCACCCAAGGTGCGTGCCACGCCTTCTTCTGGGGTGACATCAAGGAAGACAACGTTGAGGTTAGCCAGCAGTGTGCGCGTGGACTCAGTCAGCACGGCGCCACCGCCAAGGCTGACGACGCCTTTGGTCGTCAATGCTTCTCGGACAACCTCGGCCTCGACCTCGCGAAATGCAGGTTCGCCCAGCTCGGAGAAAACCTTTCCACAAGGTTTGTCATAGCGCGCCTCGATAAGCTCATCTGAATCCACGAGGTCGCAATTCAATGCCCGGGCAAGGCGGCGGCCGATGGTGGATTTCCCGGCACCCGGTGGGCCGACGAGGACAACGTGTGGGGAGCTCATGCCTCACCCCACTCGAGGCGGCGCGCCACATACTCCTGGTATGAGGCAATGTTGCGCTTGGTCTCCTCCAGGGAGTCACCGCCGAATTTCTCCAGCACAGCGCGCGCGAGTACGAGTGCCACCATGGCCTCAGCCACGACGCCGGCTGCCGGCACGGCACACACATCTGAGCGTTGGTGAATAGCTGTCGCGGCGTCACCGGTAGTCATATCGACAGTCTTGAGTGCGCGCGGCACAGTGGAAATCGGCTTCATCGCCGCCCGCAGACGCAGGGTCTGACCATTAGTCATGCCACCTTCCAGGCCGCCCGCGCGGTTGCTTTCGCGCTCCACGCCTCCATCCGCAGGCACCATCTCATCGTGAGCTTCGCTGCCGCGACGACGAGCCTCCTCGAAACCGTCACCGACCTCGACGCCTTTGATGGCCTGGATACCCATAAGAGCTGCCGCAAGCTGTGCATCAAGGCGGTCCTCACCGGACGTGTGGGAGCCCAACCCAATGGGGAGGCCCTCGACGATGACCTCCACGATGCCGCCGAGGGTATCGCCCTGCTTCTTGGCGGATTCGATCTCAGAAATCATAGACTCCTCGGCAGCCTTATCGAAGGCCCGCACCGCGGAGGCATCGATATCCTCTAAGGCATCAAAGCTGGGGTGCGGTCCCTCGTAAGGTTCAGAGGCGCCGATGGAAATGACATGGGAGAGCACTTCGACGCCGAGGGTCTCGCGCAGAAAATTGCGGGCTACGGTCGCGGCCGCCACACGAGCAGCCGTCTCACGGGCAGAGGAACGCTCCAGGATAGGACGCGCCTCCTCGTGTCCAAACTTCACCATGCCGGCAAAATCAGCGTGCCCTGGGCGCGGGCGCGTCAAAGGGGCGCCGCGGCCGGAATTCATCGCCTTGGCTACCTCCGGATCCTCCATATCCAGCGCATCTGGAGACATGATGGTGGTCCACTTCGGCCACTCAGTATTGCCAATCATGATCGCAATGGGACTGCCCAGAGTTCGACCGTGGCGGATGCCGCTAAGCAGGGTGAGATCGTCAGCCTCAAACTTCATACGTGCGCCGCGACCATAGCCAAGGCGCCGCCGAGAAAGCTGGAGAGCGATGTCATTCTGAGAGACAGGCACCCCCGCCGGCATGTGCTCCATCATGGCGATGAGCGCTTGGCCGTGGGATTCACCTGCGGTAGTCCAACGAAGCATGCGCAACATTATCGCACGCCAGGTGTGGATTTGATGCCACTGGGCTGTGTATCACACCGTGTCGGGGCTGAAAATCAAGACAAGCCCTGTGGCGATGAGCATTCCAGGGCCGTGTGCCGGTGCGCGATCCCGCATCACGAGGCCCCACAGCACCGTGCTTATCGACGCCCCCATGATCGCCCCCAGAACCCCTATCACTCCCCCAACGTGGGCTGTTGCCATGCCGAGCGGGATCGCGAGCTTAAGATCCCCGCCGCCGATGCTGCCGCGCTGGGTGGCAAGCGCCAGCGCGATATAGAGCCCAGGCCATATCAACCCAACTGGGCTGAACCACCACAGCGATATCAGCGCTGCAGGAAGAGTGAGGTAATTGGGCAGCCGCTTGAAACGGATGTCATAGATGATTAAGGCGCACCCCCACGCCAGGAATACAAGAACCCCCATGGGCAGCGAGCTTACCCTGTACCAGTTCTGCGTGCGCGCCAGAAGGCTAGTGCTAGAAAGCTGCTACCAGAAGGCTAGGCCAGCGCGGCATTGAGGGCCGCGAGCATCTCCGTGCGCGGAGCGGTATGGCCAGTAAACTGCTCGAATTGCGAGAAGGCCTGGTGTGCCAACATGATGTGGCCGCCAACAGTGGCAAAACCATCGGCAGCCGCATACACGGTAAGCGGCGTGGGCCAGGGATCATAGATGACGTCAAACACAGGAGCCTTCGCTAGCTGTGTGAGATGGCTATCTAGGGCCGCCGAGGGAACGGTCGAGACAATGAGATCGACCGAACGGGCCACGCCCACCAGGTTCTCGGTGAAGGTGATGGCTCGGAGGGTGAGCCCAAGGGCGTCGGCAAGCGGGCGCAACTCCGCGAGGCGATCCGAGCGGTTGAGCACCGTGACATCCGTGACGCCGCGCTTGGCCAATCCCCACAGGACTGGGCGTGCAGTGCCACCTGCGCCAATAAGCAAAGCCGTCGTTGGTTGAGTCGCACCGAGCAGTTCCGCAAGCGCGCCGAGGACGCCCTCGGTATCGGTATTGTCCGCTCGCCACCCGTCATCAGTACGCACGAGGGTGTTGGCTGAGCCAATGAGCTCAGCGCGCTCACTCACGATGTCTGCATAGGTCAGGGCATCAAATTTGAGCGGCATCGTTACCGAAAATCCGAGGTACTCCTCACCCACCGTCTCCAAGAAGGCCGGCAAGTCAGTGACGTCGAACTTCGTGTATTCCCAGTCCTCAAGCTGCAGGGCGGCATAGCCCCCGTTGTGGAGAGCCGGGGACAGGGAGTGGGCAATGGGGCTGCCCAGGACTGCGGCGCGAGGCATCGGACTTACTGTTCCTCTGCAGCGGCCTCGTCTGGTGCAGCACCAGCGCCCTCGGCCTCACGCTGGCTGTCGAGGATGCCGGAGCGTACGGCGTCGTCGACGTTAGCTAGGTGCTCATCGTAGTTATCTGTAAACACCGTAGTTCCCTCACTGTCAACGGTGACGAAGAAGAGCCAGTTGCCCTCGGCCGGGTTCTCCATTGCTTCGATGGCCTCATTGGAGGGCGAAGCAATCGGAGTATCCGGAAGACCATCCTTAGCGTAGGTATTCCACGGCGTTTCGCGGTGACGGTCATCGTCGGTGGTTGCTAGCTCAACGTCCTCAAGGCCATAGTTCACCGTGGAGTCCATCTCAAGGCGCATAGGCTCGTCAAGACGGTTGAGGATGACGCGGGCAACCTTGTCGAATTCACCTGCCGGGGACTCGCGCTCAACCAAGGACGCAGAGGACAACAACTCGTAGGGAGTCAGTCCGATCGCCTGGGCTCGCTCAACAATATTAGTGTCGTTGTACTTCTTTGTTGAGCGCGTAATGAGGTCAGTGAGGATCTCCTGGGCATCCATGTTCGGATCGAGAACGTACTGGCCAGGGGCAATAAGTCCCTCGAGGCGCTTCGGGTCCTCGCCGCGGGCACGAACAGCGTCCAAGGCCCACTCCGGGGCTCCTAGCTCGGCCGGATCCACGGTTGCGGCGATCTTCTCCAAATCTTCAGCGGAAACGCATTCGCCCTCCTTGCAGGAAACTTGGGAAATCAGCGAGTAGATACCAAAGCGGACATCGCCGCCGACCACGTTGACGTCGAGAAGCGTGGCTCCTCCTTGGACGTCGAGCAGGTCGACCATGTTGGCGTCATCCAGCAGCGCTTCCACCGCTGACTTCGCACTCATCTCTTCCTGAAGTCGGTAAAAGCCCGGCTTGATCTGGCCAGCGCGCGGATTGCTATTGGCAGCTGATGAGAAGGCTTCCGGGGTCTTGACCACGTTTCTTTCCGCAAGTTCTGGGGCCAACTCACCCATCGATGAACCTTCCGGAACCTCAACGAGCTGTACCACGCCATTGCCTTGGCCTTCGTAATCCAAGCTGCTGCCTCCTCCTAAAATGCGGAATCCGATGTAGCCAAGAGCGCCGATAATAAGGACCAAGCTGGCGATGAGCACAGCCATTCCGCGTTGGCGGCGTTTAACGTGGTGGGGCTCCATCGAGCGTCCGATGCGTGAAGGGTTACGGCTCACGTACTTCGTCTCCTAGTTGTGAAGGCTGGTGGCCGTTCAACGCGACATCGCGCGCATCCAGCCAAGATTGCAAAATTTCCACGGCAGCCGCCTGGTCAATAACCGAGCGGCCACGTTTCTCTGATACACCAGAGGCCCGCAGCGCAGAGGTGGCCACCACCGTGGTGAGGCGTTCATCCACCATGCGCACGGGCGGAGGTGTCTTCATCGTGTCATCTTTTGCCAAGCGGCGGCGGATACGAAACGCTATTTCCTTGGCATGTTTCACGCTTTTGGAGCCATTGCCCTTGAGATCGCGCGGCAAGCCCACGGCCACCTCCACAACCTCGTACTCGCGGATGAGCTGAAGAAGACGGTCAATATCACCTTGATCGCGGTCCTTAAAGCCGGTTTCGCGCCGCACGGTTTCCACTGGCATGGCTAAGCGGGCTTCGCGGTCTGAGACGGCCACGCCGATACGCACAGTACCGACGTCAAGGCCCAGACGGCGGCCTGGGCCCGGGTCCTCTACTCCAGGTTTATCCGGCTCAACGGCCATGCAGTTCCTCCTCTGGGCTGGGACGGCGTTTACAGGGCAGACAGCTCGTCGCGTACGGCGTTGAAGGCTGCCTCAAGACCTGCAGCGTCGGCACCGGAGCCCTGGGCCATGTCGGGCTTGCCACCACCCTTGCCGTCGACATAGCCAGAGATGGTCTTCACCAGGTCTCCTGCCTTAACTCCGCGTTCATTGGCGGCCTTGGTAGCGCCGACGATGAACGGCATCTTGCCGCCCTCATTCTCAGAGGCGAGCACCACGATGCCTGCGGCATCACCCAGGCGGTTCTTGATATCGGAGGCCAAAGTGCGCAAATCACCACCGTTGACGCCGTTGGGTAGCTTGACAGAAATAACGGAGAAACCGTTAATGTCGGTCGCACCCGCAATCATGTCCGCAGTTTGGGACATGAGCTGGGCCTTGTGAAGGTCAGCGATCTGCTTCTCTGCTGCCTTAAGCTTCTCGGTGAGCTGCGCAATACGTTCTGGGAGATCCTCCGTCTGAACTTTAAGCTCGCGGGATACGCCTTCCACCAAAGCGGTTTCCTTGGAGTAGTAGCGGAAGGCATCCAAGCCCGAATAAGCCTCGATGCGGCGCGCGCCAGAGCCCACGGAGGATTCTCCCAGTACGGAGACAGGGCCGATTTCGGACGTGTTGGTCACGTGAGTACCACCACAGAGCTCAATGGAGAAAGGCCCGCCCATCTCCACAACGCGGACATCGGAACCGTAGTTTTCCCCAAAGAGCGCCATGGCACCCATGTCCTTGGCTTTATCCAGGGTGGTCTCGATGGTGTGGACTGGGAAATGCTGGTCGACGGCCTGGTTGGTCACCAGGGCGATCTCCTCCAGCTGTTCCGGGGTGAGCTGCTCGGTGTAGTTGAAATCGAAGCGCAGGTAGCCTGGTCGGTTCAAGGAGCCAGCCTGGACTGCGGTGGGGCCAAGCACCTGGCGCAGGGCAGCGTGGATGAGGTGGGTTGCGGAGTGCGCCTGGACGGCTCCGTGGCGCCACTGCTCATCCACCTCAGCGGTAACACCGCTGCCCAGTTCGAGTCCGCCGGAGGTCACAGTGGCCTTGTGAACCCACAGCTTCTTGCCTACCTTCTGGACATCATTGACCTCAAGCAGGGTCTCCCCCGCGAGGATGCGGCCGCGGTCAGCGGTCTGGCCGCCGGCCTCGGCGTAGAGCGGTGACTGGTCCAAGATCACCTCAACGGTATCTCCCGCCTGAACCTCGGAGACCTTTTCGCCATCGCGAACCAGACCGATGACCTTGGCATCGGACTCAAGAGTCTCGTAGCCAGTAAAGACGGTCGGGTTGTTATCGACCCAGTCGCGGTAGAGCGAGAGGTCAGCGTGGCCGTGCTTCTTAGCTTGGCTATCGGCCTTGGCGCGGCGGCGCTGCTCACCCATAGCGGCATCAAAGCCGTCCATGTCCACGCTGAGGCCGGCTTCTTGAGCCATCTCAAGCGTCAGGTCGATGGGGAAACCATAGGTATCGTGCAGCTCAAAGGCCTTCTCTCCGGACAGCACCTTCGGGGTTGCCGCACGGGAGGTGTTCTTGAGCTCATCCACGGCTTCGTCGAAAAGCTTGGTGCCGGACTCCAGGGTCTTAAGGAAGGCCCTTTCCTCTGCCACGGCTACGCGCAGGATGCGCTCGCGGTTGTCTGCGATCTCGGGGTAGGACGGAGTCATGGTGTCCATGATGGTGTTCATCAAGCGTTCCATGGTCTCGCCCCGGGCTCCGAGCAACTTGGCGGACCGAATGATGCGGCGCAGTAGGCGGCGCAGGATGTAGCCACGGCCTTCATTACCCGGGGTCACGCCGTCGAGGATCAGCATCATGCCGGTACGCGAGTGGTCAGCCACCACGCGGAAGCGGATGAGGTCCTCCTTCGGTGCATCCGGAACGTACGTCGCACCGGTAAGCTTCTCAGCTACGTCGATAACCGGGCGCAGCAGATCCGTCTCATAGACGTTATCCACGCCCTGCAGGATGCAGGCCACGCGCTCGATGCCCATACCGGTATCGATGTTCTTCTTGGGCAGCTCGCCGACGATCTCAAAGTTTCCCTTACCGATGCCCTCACCGCGCTCGTTCTGCATGAAGACCAGGTTCCAGATCTCCATATAGCGGTTATCGTCCTCGATGGGGCCGCCGTCTTTGCCGTACTCCGGGCCGCGGTCATAGTAGATCTCAGAACACGGACCACAAGGTCCGGGGATACCCATGGACCAGTAGTTATCCTCCATTCCGAGGCGCTGAATGCGTTCGCGGGGAACACCAATCTTGGTGTGCCAGATATCGGCTGCCTCATCGTCATCGAGGTAGACCGTAACCCACAGGCGCTCTGGGTCAAGGCCCAAACCGCCCTCGTCAACGGAGTTTGTCAGCAGCGTCCAAGCGTGGGTAATAGCACCTTCCTTGAAGTACTGACCGAAGGAAAAGTTACCCGCCATCTGGAAGAAAGTGTTGTGACGGGTGGTGATACCTACCTCTTCGATGTCCAGGGTGCGCACGCACTTCTGGATGCTGGTAGCCGTGCCATTGGCAAAAGGTGGGTTCTGCTGACCTAGGAAGTAGGGCTTGAAGGGAACCATGCCGGCGTTGACGAAGAGCAAGTTCGGGTCATCCAGGATCAACGACGCGCTGGGCACGGCTTCGTGGCCGGCCTTGACGAAGTGCTGGGTAAATCGTTCCCGGATCTCATGAGTCTTCACGAGCAAAAGTCCTTCACTGTTGAGTCGTTTCTAGTCAGCGCTCAACTTTACCCGTCGTGGGGCATGCTTATCGACGCCGCCCCCGAATGATGTCTCGCAATCTTCCCAAATAGTCACGCACGCGCGTTTCCGCACCGTGGTCAGTGGGGTGATAATACGTGGCGTCACCAAGCGCATCCGGCATGTATTGCTGCGCGACGACTCCCCGGGGATCATCGTGCGGATAGATATAACCCACAGCGTTGCCGAGGCGCTTCGCCCCTTCGTAATGGCCATCACGCAGATGAGCGGGGACGTGGCCAATCTTGCCAGCTTGGACATCGGCTTGGGCTGCATTGATGGCATTAATGACGGAATTGGACTTCGGCGCGGTGGCCAGGTGAATGGTGGCTTGGGCCAGCGGAATGCGGGCCTCCGGCAGTCCGATGAGCGCTGCGGCCTCCGCGGCAGCCACCGCGGTGGGAAGGGCCGTGGGATCCGCCATGCCGATGTCTTCAGAGGCATGGATGATAAGCCTGCGAGCAATAAACCGGGGGTCTTCCCCTGCCTCGACCATGCGGGCAAGGTAATGCAACGCTGCGTCGACATCAGAGCCGCGGATGGACTTGATAAAGGCGGACACCACGTCATAGTGCTGGTCGCCGTCGCGGTCATAACGAACGACTGCGCGATTAACGTTCGCGGTGAGAACCTCACTTGTCAGTTCCCCGCCATCCGGTACGGCCTCCGCTGCGGCTTCCAAGTAGGTCAACGTGCGACGGGCGTCTCCCCCAGCCAGCAACACGAGCTGATCCAAGGCTTCGTCGCTTGCGGTGATACGCCCATCCAATCCCCGCTCGCTGGTGAGCGCACGTTCGGCAAGGGTACGAAGGGCAGCATCATCAAGCGGCTGCAAATGGCACAGAAGGGAGCGCGATAGCAACGGCGCTACGACTGAAAATGAGGGGTTCTCCGTGGTCGCAGCCACAAGGAGAACGGTGCGGTTTTCGACGGCAGCAAGCAACGCGTCCTGCTGGGTCTTTGAAAAGCGGTGAACCTCGTCGATGAAGAGGACGGTACGGCGGCCTTCGATCAACTCGCGACGAGCGTGCGTAATAACCTCACGGACTTGCTTGACTCCAGAATCCAGAGCAGAAAGGCCAATGAAGTTATCTCCTAGGGCGGACGCGATGAGTGACGCCAAGGTGGTTTTACCCGTTCCGGGAGGACCATAGAGAATAACGGAGGCTTCCCCGGAGCCCTCCACAAGGCGGCGCAGCGGAGTGCCCGGTTCCAGAAGGTGCTCCTGCCCCACTACCTCATCAAGGCTCTGCGGGCGCATACGAGCAGCGAGGGGCGAGCCGGAGTGCGTAGCAAACATGTCTGCGCCCGCCGCAGCCGGGCGGAACGTGGCGGTATCATCGCCGAAAAGGGAATCCTGACCCATTAGGAATCCTGCAAACGATGAGCGACGCGGCCACTAAACTCCGCAACGTCTGCGCACATGTCATTGGGACACAGCGCGGCAAAACGTGACAGCGCTTCGAAGGTCTCGTACAGGTCGCGCCGAATGAGGTGTTCATCCTCAGTGAACGGGCCCCGATCCGACGGCCGCAGGAGTGAGCGCTGCGGGTCATGGTTGATGTCCGCATTGCCCTCCGACAACGCCACCACACCTTCGATGCCGCCCGCGTACATCGTTGTGACGCTGGAAAAAGCCCAACCAATGAGGCAGGCGACGAGCAGCTCATGCAGTGTTTGCTCATCCGCCAACTGCGGCCAGACATCGACGATGCGTCGTTGCCAGGCGTGGATAAACACCTCTGCTTCCTCATCGCTAATGGGGCGCGTAAAGAGGAACTGCGGGAAGCCGGCCACCACACAAGCCACGTCAAAGCCGACGTTGCGGAAACCTGCCCACTCGTAGTCCAAGAAGGTCAGGGTGTGTCCCACAATGATGTTGTCTGGGGAGAGGTCAAAAGGGGTAAAGGCGCGGATTCGTCCCGAGCTCAGGTTCCCAGTAGCTGTGCGGGCCAACTCCAGCACGTGTTCCGGGGGTTCTATACCGGCTTCGGTGAGGATATCAGCGCCGATGAGG containing:
- a CDS encoding shikimate kinase, encoding MSSPHVVLVGPPGAGKSTIGRRLARALNCDLVDSDELIEARYDKPCGKVFSELGEPAFREVEAEVVREALTTKGVVSLGGGAVLTESTRTLLANLNVVFLDVTPEEGVARTLGDSNRPVLDSADPLAHYAQLLETRRPLYAEVADLKVRTGVRSPQQVVGDILSFLESL
- the aroQ gene encoding type II 3-dehydroquinate dehydratase encodes the protein MPILVLNGPNLNRLGKRQPEIYGSETLEDIEKRMRAAAGQEEIIFFQSNHEGELIDYVHRAADEGWPVIINPGGFTHTSVALRDALAEVADGAGFVEVHLSNVHARESFRQHSYLSPIARGVIAGLGSYGYIAALRYFVAD
- the efp gene encoding elongation factor P; translation: MADTTDFKNGLVLKIDNKLQQIVEFQHVKPGKGPAFVRTKLKDVVSGKVTDKTFNAGVKVETANVDRRDMTYLYNDGQNYVVMDDKTYEQFELPFDKFGDAGKFLLENMRVQVSFHDGEALFGELPISVDLKVEHTEPGLQGDRSNGGTKPATLETGAEIQVPLFIEIGNILKIDTRTGEYLSRVNN
- the aroB gene encoding 3-dehydroquinate synthase, producing MHTIPVNGPSPYDVTIGTDLSQSIVERAASIGAAKIAIIHQPPLTAAAEALAAAAAEHGLEATVAEVPDAEAAKQLDVLAHLWDVLGKAGFSRRDAVVGLGGGAVTDLAGFAAATWMRGIPVIQAPTTLLAMVDAAVGGKTGINTATGKNLVGAFHEPDSVFVDLDRLRTLPEDEIVAGSAEIIKTGFIHDPVIIERYLDNPVSCLDPHGFLPELIERSIAVKAHVVGQDLKESGLRETLNYGHTFGHAVERRENYIWRHGRAVAVGMMFIAHLSRARGLISAELVQTHRDILTSVGLPTTYEQGHFEELLDAMRHDKKNRDGQIRFVALTGIGETTRIEDASNNELRAAYAQLSA
- the nusB gene encoding transcription antitermination factor NusB, which gives rise to MTQPEPNYKRHTARYRARRRAADILFEAESRDVDPVAIVEDRVVLARDPENGVAPIADYTRVIVTGAAEELDAIDEAIARYLSDEWSLERIPAVDRAIMRVAVWEILFNEDVPNATALVEGVELASEYSNNQAAPYIHAVLDDVIQAQSADNPMASSSEEAEDEGTEETSNSSDS
- a CDS encoding prepilin peptidase, yielding MGVLVFLAWGCALIIYDIRFKRLPNYLTLPAALISLWWFSPVGLIWPGLYIALALATQRGSIGGGDLKLAIPLGMATAHVGGVIGVLGAIMGASISTVLWGLVMRDRAPAHGPGMLIATGLVLIFSPDTV
- the aroC gene encoding chorismate synthase — protein: MLRWTTAGESHGQALIAMMEHMPAGVPVSQNDIALQLSRRRLGYGRGARMKFEADDLTLLSGIRHGRTLGSPIAIMIGNTEWPKWTTIMSPDALDMEDPEVAKAMNSGRGAPLTRPRPGHADFAGMVKFGHEEARPILERSSARETAARVAAATVARNFLRETLGVEVLSHVISIGASEPYEGPHPSFDALEDIDASAVRAFDKAAEESMISEIESAKKQGDTLGGIVEVIVEGLPIGLGSHTSGEDRLDAQLAAALMGIQAIKGVEVGDGFEEARRRGSEAHDEMVPADGGVERESNRAGGLEGGMTNGQTLRLRAAMKPISTVPRALKTVDMTTGDAATAIHQRSDVCAVPAAGVVAEAMVALVLARAVLEKFGGDSLEETKRNIASYQEYVARRLEWGEA
- a CDS encoding M24 family metallopeptidase; this translates as MALADTRFSNRRRRLASTLAGQRIDGVVITHLTHVRYLTGFSGSNGGLLLRKDLSALMATDGRYTTQIADEVPDIEAVLGRDVGPHLLSQLDGEMRVGYEADYVTVSQLKRMEEAAPEGVTLVPVSGVIEDIRLIKDHIELQKLEEIAALANQALTELIEAGEVAAGRTERQVAADLEYRMRMLGSERVSFDTIVASGENSAKPHHGADDRELRNGDLVTIDFGAHLRGFNSDCTRTFVIGEMTEFAQEIYDIVLRAQEAGVKASVPGASLVDVDAACRDIISEAGYGEYFVHSTGHGIGLDVHEGPSAAKTGTGELAEGMTLTIEPGIYVPGKGGVRIEDSLIITSGAPKIITAYPKDLQVL